One Sinorhizobium fredii NGR234 DNA window includes the following coding sequences:
- a CDS encoding plasmid pRiA4b ORF-3 family protein: protein MVASVVRLKVTLDHVEPIVMRRVVVPFTIRLSRLHEVLQAAMGWTNSHLYEFRMRDVGFGLPDEEWGDGPIDARRVSLLSAVQDTGAKSFKYLYDFGDGWEHSIKIERTFPAVGTEGPMLLEATGHCPPEDVGGPWGYQEFCEALADPAHERHAETLEWCGSSDYDSAAANFSQLNKAVDDLAAKWARKARRKT, encoded by the coding sequence ATGGTGGCTTCCGTCGTCCGCCTGAAGGTCACCCTCGATCATGTCGAGCCGATAGTGATGCGGCGCGTTGTCGTGCCGTTCACCATCAGGCTCAGTCGGCTGCACGAGGTGTTGCAGGCGGCGATGGGCTGGACCAACAGCCACCTTTACGAATTCCGCATGCGTGACGTCGGCTTTGGTTTGCCTGACGAGGAATGGGGGGATGGTCCGATCGATGCCCGCAGGGTCTCGCTGCTGTCGGCAGTCCAGGACACCGGTGCGAAATCGTTCAAATACCTTTACGACTTTGGCGACGGCTGGGAACACAGCATCAAGATCGAGCGCACCTTTCCTGCGGTCGGCACGGAAGGACCGATGCTTCTCGAAGCAACGGGGCACTGCCCGCCCGAAGACGTTGGTGGTCCATGGGGTTATCAGGAGTTCTGCGAGGCGCTTGCAGACCCGGCGCACGAGCGACATGCCGAAACCCTCGAATGGTGCGGCAGCAGCGATTATGATTCCGCCGCCGCCAACTTCTCGCAGCTCAACAAAGCCGTCGATGACCTCGCTGCAAAATGGGCCCGAAAAGCGCGCCGCAAAACCTGA
- the tnpB gene encoding IS66 family insertion sequence element accessory protein TnpB (TnpB, as the term is used for proteins encoded by IS66 family insertion elements, is considered an accessory protein, since TnpC, encoded by a neighboring gene, is a DDE family transposase.), producing MLPSGQNVRVWIATGHTDMRCGFPSLALRVQEVLKLNPLDGNLFVFRGRSGSLLKVIWSDGQGSCLFTKRLDRGRFVWPSAEGGAIAISPAQLSYLLSGIDWRHPQETWRPTKVG from the coding sequence ATGCTTCCTTCCGGTCAAAATGTGCGGGTGTGGATTGCAACGGGCCATACGGACATGCGGTGTGGGTTTCCATCGCTTGCGTTGCGGGTGCAGGAGGTGCTGAAACTGAACCCTTTGGACGGCAATCTTTTTGTGTTTCGCGGTCGCAGCGGATCGCTGCTAAAAGTGATCTGGAGTGACGGCCAGGGGAGCTGCCTTTTTACAAAAAGATTGGACCGTGGCCGGTTCGTCTGGCCTTCTGCCGAAGGCGGAGCGATAGCGATATCACCCGCGCAGCTCAGTTATCTTCTGTCCGGAATCGACTGGAGGCATCCTCAGGAAACCTGGCGGCCGACGAAGGTCGGCTAG
- a CDS encoding flavin-containing monooxygenase, which translates to MAHSSDLALFRHRIAEALPSANVPTLLLLLYQFTGKEYWLTPPFLPVKSVWGDNDSGGLAAELQTEIRNAALDAIICWHSGAPVTKQDLSEEELIRMLTVSEAEPIPPEYADMMLHKLRRYAGAIPDPVSLPKGFRVLIIGAGMSGVAAAIRLRQLGISYIQVEKQDSTGGVWHAHHYPGCGVDTPGHLYSYTFASGNWSTFFPLQKEIDDYFNRVARDFGIESSIRYGTECLVTRYDEESLTWHSRLRLPNGTEETLVTNVVLSAVGGFTTPKWPNLSGLRNFDGPVVHTSKWDPEVALDGKRVAVIGNGASAMQVVPAIADRVGALTIFQRSRQWVAPFPKFQKPVPEPMQFLFREVPHYEWLYRLRLSWIYDSEVHEALQKDPAWPHPDRSVNAVNDRDREAYTQYIEGQLAGRPDLIAKVIPSYPPFGKRMLLDNGWYRTLLKPHVTLVDGAAARVEGRSIHAIDDETHEADLIIVASGYDTTRYLLPVEVIGRNGRTVRDVWDDDDCQAYLGTVVAGFPNFFMLYGPNTALGHRGSFIFTIESQIDYVLSVLRQMGEKRLVEVECRQDIYQHYNRKIQQMHQQMIWSHEGMSTFFRNDRGRIVTNSPWRLVDYWNLLKEADLDDYRTMPQVDSRLETSGVPREGVQRPGSRLRRRPS; encoded by the coding sequence ATGGCTCACTCTTCGGACCTCGCCCTGTTCCGCCACCGCATCGCCGAGGCACTCCCTTCGGCCAATGTTCCAACCCTATTACTCCTTCTGTATCAGTTCACGGGAAAAGAATACTGGCTCACCCCACCGTTTCTTCCCGTAAAGAGTGTCTGGGGCGACAACGATTCAGGGGGCCTCGCGGCCGAATTACAGACGGAGATTCGTAATGCAGCACTGGACGCCATCATCTGTTGGCACAGCGGCGCACCAGTCACCAAGCAGGACCTGTCGGAAGAAGAGTTGATCCGCATGCTGACTGTGTCGGAGGCCGAGCCTATCCCGCCAGAATACGCTGACATGATGCTTCATAAGCTACGGAGATATGCAGGCGCCATTCCGGACCCCGTGTCCTTGCCGAAAGGATTTCGTGTACTCATCATCGGGGCGGGCATGTCCGGTGTCGCAGCGGCAATTCGGTTAAGACAATTGGGCATTTCCTACATCCAGGTCGAAAAGCAAGACAGCACCGGCGGGGTCTGGCACGCACATCACTATCCTGGCTGTGGAGTGGACACGCCGGGGCATCTCTACTCGTACACTTTTGCCAGTGGCAACTGGAGCACGTTCTTCCCGTTGCAAAAGGAAATCGACGACTATTTCAACCGTGTTGCCCGCGACTTTGGGATCGAGAGTTCCATCCGCTACGGCACGGAGTGCCTGGTCACCCGCTATGACGAAGAGAGCCTAACTTGGCACTCCCGGTTACGCCTGCCCAACGGCACGGAGGAAACCCTCGTGACCAATGTGGTCCTCTCGGCCGTGGGGGGCTTCACCACGCCGAAATGGCCCAACCTTTCGGGCCTGCGCAACTTCGACGGCCCGGTGGTGCACACCTCGAAATGGGATCCAGAAGTCGCGCTCGACGGTAAACGTGTGGCCGTGATTGGCAATGGCGCTTCGGCAATGCAGGTTGTTCCCGCCATCGCAGATCGGGTGGGTGCGTTGACAATCTTCCAACGCTCACGTCAATGGGTGGCGCCCTTCCCGAAATTTCAAAAACCGGTCCCGGAACCGATGCAGTTCTTGTTCCGCGAGGTGCCACACTATGAATGGCTGTACAGGCTCCGCCTGAGTTGGATTTACGACAGTGAAGTGCATGAGGCCCTGCAGAAGGATCCGGCCTGGCCGCATCCGGACCGTTCCGTGAATGCGGTTAACGACCGCGACCGCGAGGCTTACACACAATACATCGAGGGACAGCTGGCGGGGCGCCCTGATCTTATCGCCAAGGTCATCCCGTCGTACCCTCCATTCGGCAAGCGGATGCTCCTGGACAACGGCTGGTACAGAACCCTACTAAAGCCGCATGTTACGCTGGTAGACGGAGCTGCTGCGCGTGTTGAGGGCAGGTCGATCCATGCGATTGATGATGAAACGCATGAGGCAGACCTTATTATCGTCGCCTCAGGCTACGATACGACACGATATCTACTTCCGGTTGAGGTAATCGGACGCAATGGTCGGACGGTACGCGACGTCTGGGACGATGATGACTGTCAGGCTTATCTTGGCACCGTTGTGGCGGGGTTCCCAAATTTCTTCATGCTCTATGGTCCCAATACGGCGCTCGGCCATCGCGGCAGCTTCATCTTCACGATCGAGAGCCAAATCGATTATGTACTAAGTGTTCTGCGCCAGATGGGCGAGAAGAGACTTGTCGAAGTAGAATGCCGGCAAGATATATATCAACATTACAACCGGAAAATCCAACAAATGCACCAGCAGATGATCTGGAGCCATGAGGGTATGTCCACCTTTTTCCGCAACGACCGAGGCCGAATCGTGACAAACAGCCCTTGGCGTCTGGTCGATTATTGGAACTTGCTGAAGGAGGCGGATCTCGATGACTACCGTACCATGCCGCAAGTTGATTCCCGATTAGAGACTTCGGGTGTACCGCGAGAGGGCGTTCAACGCCCCGGCTCGCGCCTCCGGCGTCGACCTTCTTGA
- a CDS encoding IS66-like element ISRsp1 family transposase, which yields MISKPVDLPVDVVGAYLALRGEHEALQAKHAIAVAEAANAQAMLSDNEALIVALELKIEKLRRELRGQRSERTARLLDQLELQLEELVAAATEDEVAAQAASARTSSVRSFTRKRPVRKPWPDDIERERVVIEPPTTCTCCGGSRLSKLGEDVTETLEEIPRRFKVIETVREKFTCRDCEAISQTPAPFHATPRGFIGPNLLATILFDKFGMHSPLNRQSARFKCEGIDLSTSTLADQVGYATAALMPVFDLIEAHVFAAERLHGDDTTIPIQARDKCTTGRIWTYVCDDRPFGGTAPPAAIYYASSDRRGEHPQKHLAGYGGILQSDCYNGFEPIAVAATKAVPITFAFCHAHARRKFFELADIQKNARDRKRRGKPISPIALEAVKRYDELFEIERQINGLSAEERLAVRQEKSKPLFDDMHEWLTKERAMLSRSSEVIEPIDYMLKRWEGFALFLKDGRVCLTNNAAERALRSVALGRRNWTFAGSQRGADRAAVMLTVITTCRLNDIDPKAWLADVLARIADHPVTRLYELLPWEWKRASAATVMLAA from the coding sequence ATGATCTCAAAGCCTGTCGATCTTCCTGTGGATGTTGTTGGCGCTTACCTGGCGCTGCGTGGCGAGCATGAAGCCTTGCAGGCTAAACACGCTATCGCAGTAGCGGAAGCCGCCAATGCGCAGGCGATGCTCTCTGACAACGAGGCGCTGATCGTTGCTCTGGAATTGAAGATCGAGAAGCTCAGGCGCGAGTTGCGGGGCCAGCGCTCTGAGCGCACGGCGCGCCTGCTCGACCAGTTGGAACTGCAGCTCGAGGAACTCGTGGCGGCGGCGACGGAGGATGAGGTCGCGGCACAAGCAGCAAGCGCCAGAACCTCGAGCGTACGTTCGTTCACGCGCAAACGGCCGGTGCGCAAACCATGGCCGGACGATATCGAGCGCGAACGTGTTGTCATCGAGCCGCCGACGACTTGCACCTGCTGTGGTGGTTCGCGCCTGTCGAAGCTGGGCGAGGACGTCACCGAGACGCTGGAAGAGATCCCACGCCGGTTCAAAGTGATCGAGACGGTGCGGGAAAAGTTCACCTGCCGCGACTGTGAGGCGATCAGTCAGACGCCCGCACCCTTCCATGCCACGCCGCGCGGCTTTATCGGGCCGAACCTGCTGGCGACGATCCTGTTCGACAAGTTCGGCATGCACAGCCCGCTCAACCGGCAGAGTGCCCGGTTCAAATGCGAGGGGATCGATCTTTCGACCTCGACGCTGGCCGACCAGGTCGGGTACGCAACAGCCGCTCTCATGCCTGTCTTCGATCTGATCGAGGCGCATGTCTTCGCGGCCGAGCGTCTTCACGGTGATGACACCACCATTCCCATTCAGGCCAGGGACAAATGCACGACCGGACGCATATGGACTTACGTATGCGATGACCGGCCATTCGGGGGAACGGCGCCGCCAGCCGCAATCTATTATGCGTCGAGTGACCGGCGCGGCGAACATCCGCAGAAACACCTGGCCGGATACGGCGGCATTCTGCAGAGCGATTGCTACAATGGCTTCGAGCCGATCGCTGTTGCCGCAACGAAAGCGGTCCCGATCACATTCGCCTTTTGTCACGCGCATGCGCGGCGGAAATTCTTTGAGCTGGCCGATATCCAGAAGAATGCGCGGGATCGCAAACGGAGGGGCAAGCCGATCTCGCCGATCGCATTGGAAGCCGTCAAGCGCTACGACGAATTGTTCGAGATCGAGCGCCAGATCAACGGATTGAGCGCCGAAGAACGACTGGCTGTGCGGCAGGAGAAGAGCAAGCCACTGTTCGATGACATGCACGAGTGGTTGACGAAGGAACGCGCCATGCTCAGCAGATCGTCCGAGGTCATCGAGCCGATCGATTACATGCTCAAGCGCTGGGAGGGCTTTGCTCTCTTCCTCAAAGACGGGAGAGTTTGTTTAACGAACAACGCAGCCGAGCGGGCGCTGAGAAGTGTCGCATTGGGAAGACGGAACTGGACCTTCGCCGGTTCTCAGCGCGGGGCCGATCGTGCCGCTGTCATGCTGACCGTCATCACCACCTGCCGCCTCAACGATATCGACCCGAAGGCATGGCTTGCAGACGTGCTGGCTCGCATCGCCGACCATCCTGTCACGCGCCTGTACGAACTGCTGCCCTGGGAGTGGAAACGTGCATCGGCGGCAACCGTCATGCTGGCGGCCTGA
- a CDS encoding Rrf2 family transcriptional regulator, translating to MRNKIPKKFLDTILLELRNVLCVRRRVHMAGIRLSKPASEIMIGQVIRALDGPLAPIHCASRSAFACDDCNDPVYRQSVLVICHRGKKLGYGVAAWLRNASRVELSDVSRRIIAQHQLRISQRPRAHQYCPASRRNHRNEIEMGGPLRFGIIVRLDRHTQSLVN from the coding sequence ATGCGCAACAAAATTCCGAAGAAGTTCCTCGACACGATCCTCCTGGAGCTTCGCAATGTACTCTGCGTTCGAAGAAGGGTCCACATGGCGGGTATTCGCCTCTCGAAGCCGGCCTCCGAGATCATGATCGGCCAAGTCATCCGCGCGCTTGACGGACCGCTCGCTCCCATCCACTGTGCGAGCAGAAGCGCCTTCGCGTGCGATGATTGCAATGATCCGGTCTACCGTCAATCGGTGCTTGTCATCTGCCATCGTGGCAAGAAGCTCGGCTATGGCGTTGCAGCCTGGCTTCGCAATGCCTCCCGCGTTGAGCTCAGTGATGTCAGCAGACGAATCATTGCGCAACACCAACTGCGCATATCGCAACGACCCAGGGCTCACCAATACTGTCCGGCTTCGCGTCGGAATCACCGGAATGAAATCGAAATGGGTGGCCCGCTTCGTTTCGGAATCATTGTCCGACTGGACCGGCACACGCAGTCACTCGTGAATTAA
- a CDS encoding DUF3846 domain-containing protein has translation MGHAIYDNEKGWDMKNVAYLLDPETTLFRTVEVADGTGLAPIFSLLGCRLVQMIRFDDSHALFLDDEGLRDGITAFTVFASYPQPLGGKIVLIRGDGSEPHFSPSIKIEDAAVHFKCCRPVLDPVFVTADDATPKGLILPGALADLKVRIEQRPPMLMDGRHDVYRARGDGLNS, from the coding sequence TTGGGTCACGCCATTTATGACAATGAGAAAGGCTGGGACATGAAGAATGTCGCATACCTCTTAGACCCGGAGACGACACTCTTTCGCACCGTCGAGGTTGCCGACGGCACCGGACTTGCGCCAATCTTTAGTCTGCTCGGTTGCCGACTGGTGCAGATGATCCGCTTTGATGACTCGCATGCACTATTCTTAGATGACGAAGGACTGCGGGATGGGATAACAGCCTTCACTGTTTTTGCCTCCTACCCTCAGCCTCTTGGTGGGAAGATCGTTCTTATCCGAGGTGATGGAAGCGAACCTCATTTTTCCCCCTCGATAAAAATCGAGGACGCTGCCGTTCATTTCAAATGCTGTCGTCCGGTGCTTGACCCAGTTTTTGTCACGGCAGATGATGCTACTCCGAAGGGTCTCATCCTTCCCGGCGCTTTGGCAGACTTGAAAGTTCGAATCGAGCAACGTCCGCCCATGCTTATGGACGGAAGGCATGATGTATATCGAGCTCGCGGAGACGGCTTGAACTCTTAG
- a CDS encoding patatin-like phospholipase family protein, translating to MTDGSKPTFEIGIAMSGAISAGAYSAGVFDFLIQALDAWEKAKAEGAPDLPEYDVRLKALSGASAGAITAAIGVIAAGGREAPATFPSPAPGSQNIRFTLGRLYRSWVTSPTLVSPDGSPDLLSLEDLAGGRPVISVLNANVLTAIGAEALEATGTLSPRAYVASSLHLYMMLSNLRGVPYAIHFNGGQYNMMTHADRVHYVVEGIGTWKPTPSPFADTDSGTSIAATSLFGAAGASTRPPEWLAFANAALASGAFPIGLSPRVIATATSQYAKAKFPISEDQSELRPIPTWPDAWHVSASQDYPFSFVSVDGGLINNDPFEFVRFTLMKDPPRPNERNAEKADRAVIMIAPFPEGPPFLGDGEPPLGVLSIARRVVTALRQQVRFKPDQLLAVAAEGTHSRFMISPHRVPPSTPGGEEREETFSIASGLLGGFGGFVLEAFRDHDYQLGRRNCQYFLMRHLTIDKNHQTLHWPEGAAERRNAVISKTLSDGSMHDYVPIIPLVGDALPEVPYPRWARIDENAFALLVKRIEARLVAVARRLVSTETTSARMKLGLNFLLLVGRNRIVDYIRLTLLQELVMRDQIEGWPLPAADLRPDFVRAVLAALLDPAFDLRTEAGIARTTKLDTSLVREILSTLAGAAGANCQVWLAPWTRTDEPSLYTLVSRRPSFLATLLQGRSPARLFAKPVVDRK from the coding sequence ATGACCGACGGCTCTAAACCTACGTTCGAAATCGGCATTGCGATGTCGGGTGCGATTTCGGCGGGAGCCTATTCGGCCGGCGTCTTCGACTTTCTGATCCAGGCACTCGACGCATGGGAAAAGGCGAAGGCGGAAGGTGCTCCCGACTTGCCGGAGTACGACGTTCGCCTGAAGGCGCTCTCCGGGGCCTCTGCTGGCGCGATCACCGCCGCCATTGGCGTGATCGCCGCCGGCGGCCGCGAGGCTCCCGCGACCTTCCCAAGTCCCGCCCCCGGCAGCCAGAACATCCGCTTCACTCTCGGACGTCTTTACCGGTCCTGGGTGACCAGCCCGACGCTGGTTTCCCCCGACGGCTCACCCGACCTGCTGTCGCTCGAAGACCTGGCGGGCGGGCGGCCGGTCATCTCGGTTCTCAACGCCAACGTGTTGACCGCGATTGGGGCTGAGGCGTTGGAGGCGACGGGTACCCTCAGCCCACGCGCCTATGTCGCCAGTTCGCTCCATCTCTACATGATGCTGTCGAACTTGCGCGGCGTGCCTTACGCGATTCACTTCAACGGCGGCCAATACAACATGATGACGCACGCCGACCGCGTGCACTACGTGGTCGAGGGCATCGGCACGTGGAAGCCGACCCCCAGCCCCTTCGCCGACACAGATTCGGGCACGTCGATCGCGGCCACGTCACTGTTCGGCGCGGCGGGCGCGTCGACGCGCCCGCCGGAATGGCTTGCCTTCGCCAATGCCGCCCTCGCCTCCGGCGCCTTCCCGATTGGCCTTTCACCGCGCGTGATAGCGACGGCCACCTCGCAATATGCAAAGGCGAAGTTTCCGATTTCCGAGGATCAATCAGAGCTCAGACCAATACCCACGTGGCCGGACGCGTGGCATGTCTCGGCGTCGCAAGACTATCCCTTTTCGTTCGTCTCTGTCGATGGTGGCCTCATCAACAACGACCCGTTCGAATTTGTCCGCTTCACCCTGATGAAGGACCCGCCCCGGCCCAATGAACGGAACGCCGAAAAGGCCGATCGAGCCGTTATCATGATCGCGCCCTTTCCCGAGGGGCCACCTTTTCTCGGCGATGGCGAACCGCCGCTCGGGGTGCTCAGCATTGCCAGGCGCGTGGTGACGGCGCTCCGCCAGCAGGTACGCTTCAAGCCTGATCAGTTGCTCGCCGTCGCCGCCGAAGGCACCCACAGCCGGTTCATGATCTCGCCACACCGCGTGCCGCCTAGTACGCCCGGCGGCGAGGAGCGGGAGGAGACCTTCTCGATCGCAAGCGGTTTGCTCGGCGGCTTCGGCGGTTTCGTCCTGGAGGCGTTCCGCGACCACGACTACCAGCTCGGCCGCCGTAACTGCCAATATTTCTTGATGCGCCATCTCACCATCGACAAGAACCATCAGACGCTACACTGGCCGGAGGGCGCAGCCGAACGGCGAAACGCGGTGATCAGCAAGACCCTTTCGGACGGCAGCATGCATGACTATGTACCGATCATTCCCCTCGTCGGCGATGCCCTGCCGGAGGTGCCCTATCCTCGCTGGGCGCGAATAGACGAAAACGCCTTCGCATTGCTGGTCAAACGCATCGAGGCGCGACTGGTCGCCGTCGCGCGGCGTCTTGTCAGCACCGAGACGACGAGCGCTCGCATGAAGCTCGGGCTGAACTTCCTGCTGCTCGTCGGCAGGAATAGGATCGTCGACTATATCCGCCTGACACTCCTGCAGGAGCTGGTGATGCGCGACCAGATCGAAGGCTGGCCTCTCCCGGCGGCCGACTTACGGCCGGACTTTGTGCGCGCCGTCCTCGCGGCTCTTCTCGATCCCGCTTTCGACTTGCGCACAGAAGCAGGCATCGCCCGCACCACCAAACTTGATACCTCTCTGGTCCGAGAAATTCTCAGTACCCTCGCCGGCGCCGCGGGTGCGAACTGCCAGGTGTGGCTTGCGCCGTGGACCCGGACCGACGAGCCTTCGCTCTACACCCTGGTTTCACGCCGTCCCTCCTTCCTTGCCACATTACTGCAAGGTCGGAGCCCTGCGCGATTATTCGCAAAGCCTGTCGTAGATCGGAAATAG
- the tnpA gene encoding IS66-like element accessory protein TnpA codes for MEIFEGDSGSRVSRLEVINTGRRRRFTEDEKLRIVAESFAGRGRASATARQYGISRSLLNRWRKSVRQGLHGQKQTDGFVPAFVMPETFVPVKQVTPPAAMEQPVASPSGRMEIVAANGRRVVVDGSVDVEALLRIMRGLETLR; via the coding sequence ATGGAGATTTTTGAAGGAGACAGCGGGTCTCGGGTGAGCCGTCTTGAGGTGATCAACACCGGACGGCGGCGTCGATTTACGGAAGATGAGAAGCTGCGGATTGTCGCAGAAAGCTTTGCCGGGAGAGGCCGTGCGTCGGCCACGGCCCGTCAGTACGGCATCAGTCGCTCCCTGTTGAACCGTTGGCGCAAATCGGTTCGCCAGGGTTTGCACGGCCAGAAACAAACCGATGGTTTTGTGCCGGCGTTCGTCATGCCGGAAACTTTTGTGCCGGTGAAGCAGGTCACTCCACCTGCTGCGATGGAGCAGCCGGTGGCGTCTCCTTCCGGCCGCATGGAGATTGTTGCGGCGAACGGCCGTCGTGTGGTCGTGGACGGCAGCGTCGACGTTGAGGCGCTGCTGCGGATCATGCGGGGGCTGGAGACGTTGCGGTGA
- a CDS encoding DUF1353 domain-containing protein: protein MKTMVAMLLAAVGVAVSASSTLAVNFCQSNKDRNCFTGSFGLVDIPGDASHKLLKADFGYVDLNGVGWQTNKETKTDGASIPPLLQPFVGSPWEDGYIRAAVIHDWYCDRHVRTWKETHRVFYDTMLASGLEKPKAKLLFYAVYAFGPRWGYLVPGEKCAAGKNCIQMTGKDAAFVQLPGELADQSSAGELKAIKATIDLKERSGDALTLDELMAIADEAHPKQTLRDQRPAGGDEITK, encoded by the coding sequence ATGAAAACTATGGTTGCAATGCTTCTTGCAGCGGTTGGCGTTGCAGTCAGTGCCAGCAGCACTTTGGCGGTTAATTTCTGCCAGTCCAACAAAGACCGGAATTGCTTTACCGGCAGTTTCGGACTTGTCGACATTCCCGGTGACGCAAGCCATAAGCTGCTCAAGGCAGATTTCGGATATGTCGATTTGAACGGAGTGGGTTGGCAGACCAACAAGGAGACGAAGACTGACGGCGCTTCGATTCCGCCGCTATTGCAACCGTTTGTCGGTTCCCCATGGGAAGACGGCTATATTCGTGCAGCCGTCATCCATGACTGGTACTGCGACAGACACGTTCGAACTTGGAAAGAGACGCATCGCGTCTTCTATGACACCATGCTGGCCAGCGGCTTGGAGAAACCGAAAGCGAAATTGCTGTTCTACGCCGTCTATGCCTTTGGTCCACGCTGGGGCTATCTCGTTCCCGGAGAGAAGTGTGCGGCTGGGAAGAACTGCATCCAGATGACAGGAAAGGACGCCGCGTTCGTGCAGTTGCCTGGGGAATTGGCCGATCAGTCGAGCGCAGGCGAATTGAAGGCGATCAAGGCGACCATCGATCTCAAGGAGCGTTCTGGTGATGCGTTAACGCTTGATGAACTTATGGCGATCGCCGACGAAGCTCACCCCAAGCAAACACTTCGTGATCAGCGGCCTGCCGGTGGTGATGAGATCACCAAGTAA
- a CDS encoding L-histidine N(alpha)-methyltransferase — MSFLETSLQLFRQKYAPDLGAEQYAHHTGVDRNGNPMSGALLWAKAEAQRISSALVTGTTNMVDAELKLAQKLHGRVRDYVQWHHQDERCRKGISVLEYGPGTVRAFQQKTLPLVIGLRGETSRCTLVDRSREFLGDIAQLSSALGLKIEFIRGDIFSGRRYFCDDEAAFIVMFGRTFGNLAVPTNDTHPMEAVVETLKKISNSAKRCWVAISIGSDLRRDVAKSYYEAHPEFQLNVFYRMKAELPVDGNFDPEAFEYEPDVIGGDQFMQVIHTAVVKKNLDFCIGGKDIILLSGERLHLKNSFCFSESFFKKCAHRAGFVPIDVLSDDAGSAIHVLQKVN; from the coding sequence TTGAGCTTTCTTGAAACAAGTTTGCAGCTGTTTCGGCAAAAGTATGCGCCTGACTTAGGTGCTGAACAATACGCTCACCACACTGGAGTCGACCGGAATGGCAATCCAATGAGTGGCGCGTTGTTATGGGCTAAGGCTGAAGCCCAGAGGATCAGTAGTGCGCTCGTCACTGGCACAACCAATATGGTGGATGCTGAACTCAAGTTAGCCCAAAAACTTCACGGGAGAGTCAGAGATTATGTTCAATGGCATCACCAGGACGAACGATGTCGTAAAGGAATTTCGGTTCTGGAGTATGGGCCTGGAACAGTGCGAGCCTTCCAACAGAAAACGCTTCCGCTTGTTATAGGTCTGCGAGGCGAAACCTCACGTTGCACGCTCGTCGACCGGTCAAGAGAATTCCTCGGGGACATAGCACAATTGTCATCCGCTTTAGGGTTGAAAATCGAGTTCATACGCGGCGATATATTCTCTGGACGACGCTATTTTTGCGACGATGAAGCGGCATTTATTGTCATGTTTGGCCGGACATTTGGAAATCTTGCTGTCCCAACAAATGATACGCACCCCATGGAAGCGGTCGTCGAGACGCTGAAGAAGATATCGAATAGTGCGAAGAGGTGCTGGGTTGCGATTTCAATTGGCTCAGATTTGAGGAGGGATGTCGCGAAGTCCTACTATGAAGCGCATCCTGAATTTCAGCTAAATGTGTTCTATAGAATGAAGGCAGAGCTGCCGGTCGACGGCAATTTCGATCCAGAGGCATTTGAGTATGAGCCGGATGTTATAGGCGGAGACCAATTCATGCAAGTCATACATACAGCGGTGGTCAAAAAGAACCTGGACTTTTGCATTGGCGGCAAGGATATCATCCTATTAAGTGGCGAGCGACTGCATCTGAAGAACTCTTTTTGTTTCTCTGAGTCGTTTTTCAAAAAATGTGCACACCGAGCGGGTTTTGTGCCAATAGATGTGCTCTCAGACGACGCCGGCTCAGCCATTCACGTGTTGCAGAAGGTGAATTAA
- a CDS encoding DUF6429 family protein: MEIDEDKIDDAVLALLWLTLHNERCAWKGFDWATTDRLHERGLICDPVNKSKSLVLTDEGLRRSEELFRRLFTR, encoded by the coding sequence ATGGAGATCGACGAGGACAAAATCGATGACGCGGTGCTGGCACTGTTATGGCTGACGCTCCACAACGAGCGTTGCGCCTGGAAGGGATTTGACTGGGCGACGACGGACCGGTTGCATGAGAGGGGACTGATCTGTGATCCGGTGAACAAGTCGAAGTCGCTGGTGCTGACGGACGAAGGTCTACGGCGCTCGGAAGAACTGTTCCGCCGGTTGTTTACACGGTAA